Proteins found in one Aquibium microcysteis genomic segment:
- a CDS encoding DUF2259 domain-containing protein, protein MIRQPVAATVLAFAIAFAAGSATAGSVADLEILGFSADASIFAFEEYGVQDGSGFPYANRYYIDVATDRFVPGTPIRIRIDDESAPLHQARDQARAPGQAIVSDAILAQNRGHTAGINAITELSADPFRMAVNPRPVIPPVDEAIEFRIEEYALDVAGCENLGPTMGFRLLRIDLRAGGTVDLLHEDDRVPSSRGCPLGYRIGAVQTIHPDGGAPSFAVLVAVRSFGFEGPDYRWIAVTGRL, encoded by the coding sequence ATGATCCGGCAGCCTGTCGCGGCCACCGTCCTGGCCTTCGCAATCGCCTTCGCCGCCGGTTCTGCAACCGCTGGCAGCGTGGCCGATCTCGAAATCCTCGGCTTCAGCGCCGATGCCTCCATCTTTGCCTTCGAGGAATACGGCGTCCAGGACGGCTCCGGCTTTCCTTACGCCAACCGATACTACATCGACGTGGCGACGGACCGCTTCGTCCCGGGCACGCCCATCCGCATCCGGATCGACGACGAGAGCGCGCCGCTCCACCAGGCCAGGGATCAGGCAAGGGCGCCGGGCCAGGCGATCGTCTCCGACGCGATCCTGGCGCAGAACCGCGGCCACACCGCCGGGATCAACGCGATCACCGAGCTTTCCGCGGATCCGTTCCGCATGGCGGTGAACCCTCGCCCCGTCATTCCGCCGGTCGACGAGGCGATCGAGTTCCGGATCGAGGAATACGCGCTCGATGTGGCCGGTTGCGAGAACCTCGGCCCGACCATGGGCTTCCGGCTGCTGCGCATCGACCTCAGGGCCGGCGGCACCGTCGACCTGCTGCATGAGGACGACCGCGTTCCCTCCAGCCGCGGCTGTCCGCTCGGCTACCGGATCGGCGCGGTCCAGACGATCCACCCGGACGGCGGCGCGCCGTCCTTCGCCGTGCTTGTGGCGGTGCGGTCCTTCGGCTTCGAAGGGCCCGACTACCGCTGGATCGCGGTCACCGGGCGCCTGTGA
- the purB gene encoding adenylosuccinate lyase, with translation MIPRYSRPEMVAIWSPETKFRIWFEIEAHACDALAELGVIPKEAARTIWEKGGAATFDVARIDEIEAVTKHDVIAFLTHLAEFIGPDSRFVHQGMTSSDVLDTTLNIQLVRACDILLAGMDRLLAALKTRAYEHKDTVRIGRSHGIHAEPTTMGLTFARFFAEMSRNRARLVNARAEIATGAISGAVGTFANIDPRVEEHVCAKLGLLAEPVSTQVIPRDRHAMFFATLGVIASSIENVAIEIRHMQRTEVLEAEEFFSPGQKGSSAMPHKRNPVLTENLTGLARLVRMAVVPALENVALWHERDISHSSVERGIGPDATITLDFALNRLAGVIEKLVIYPENMLRNMNRFRGLVHSQRVLLALTQAGVSREDAYRLVQRNAMKAWEHGADFLEELLADAEVRAALSEDDLREKFDLAYHTKHVDTIFARVFGAA, from the coding sequence ATGATCCCGCGCTACTCGCGGCCCGAGATGGTCGCCATCTGGTCTCCGGAGACCAAGTTCCGCATCTGGTTCGAGATCGAGGCGCATGCCTGCGACGCGCTCGCGGAGCTGGGCGTCATCCCCAAAGAAGCCGCGCGGACCATCTGGGAGAAGGGTGGCGCGGCGACGTTCGACGTCGCGCGGATCGACGAGATCGAGGCCGTGACCAAGCATGACGTCATCGCCTTCCTGACGCATCTGGCCGAATTCATCGGCCCCGACTCGCGCTTCGTCCACCAGGGCATGACCTCGTCCGACGTGCTCGACACGACGCTGAACATCCAGCTCGTGCGCGCCTGTGACATCCTGCTCGCGGGCATGGACCGGCTGCTCGCCGCCCTGAAGACCCGCGCCTACGAGCACAAGGACACGGTGCGGATCGGCCGCTCGCACGGCATACATGCCGAGCCGACGACCATGGGGTTGACCTTCGCGCGCTTCTTTGCCGAGATGAGCCGCAACCGCGCCCGGCTGGTGAATGCACGCGCCGAAATCGCCACCGGCGCCATCTCGGGTGCCGTCGGCACCTTCGCCAACATCGACCCCCGCGTGGAGGAGCATGTCTGCGCCAAGCTCGGCCTGCTTGCGGAGCCGGTCTCGACGCAGGTCATCCCGCGCGACAGGCACGCCATGTTCTTCGCCACGCTGGGTGTCATCGCCTCCTCGATCGAGAACGTCGCCATCGAGATCCGCCACATGCAGCGCACCGAGGTGCTGGAGGCGGAGGAGTTCTTCTCGCCCGGCCAGAAGGGCTCGTCGGCCATGCCGCACAAGCGCAACCCGGTGCTGACGGAGAATCTGACCGGTCTCGCCCGCCTCGTGCGCATGGCCGTGGTTCCGGCGCTGGAGAACGTGGCGCTCTGGCACGAGCGCGACATCTCGCATTCGAGCGTCGAACGCGGCATCGGCCCGGACGCGACGATCACGCTCGACTTCGCGCTCAACCGGCTGGCCGGCGTCATCGAGAAGCTGGTGATCTACCCCGAGAACATGCTGCGGAACATGAACAGGTTCCGCGGTCTGGTTCATTCGCAGCGCGTTCTCCTGGCGCTGACCCAGGCGGGCGTCTCGCGGGAAGATGCCTACCGGCTCGTCCAGCGCAACGCCATGAAGGCCTGGGAACACGGCGCGGACTTCCTCGAGGAACTTCTGGCGGATGCCGAGGTGCGCGCCGCGCTGTCGGAAGACGACCTGCGCGAGAAGTTCGACCTCGCCTATCACACCAAGCACGTCGACACGATCTTCGCCCGCGTCTTCGGCGCCGCCTGA
- the gyrA gene encoding DNA gyrase subunit A produces the protein MSDLTKPPAGGSNGIEPISIIEEMQRSYLDYAMSVIVSRALPDVRDGLKPVHRRILYASHESGYHWNRKHVKSARPVSDVMGKYHPHGDASIYDALVRMAQDWSMRLPLIDGQGNFGSIDGDPPAAMRYTEARLTKGAHEILEDIDKETVDFQDNYDGSSREPKVLPARYPNLLVNGSGGIAVGMATNIPPHNLVEVVNAAIAIVDNPAIDLPALMEIIPGPDFPTGGLILGRAGIYSAYLTGRGSVMMRGKVDIEPMRGDREAIIITEVPYQVNKATMIEKMAELVRDKRIEGISDIRDESDRQGYRVVIELKRDANAEVVLNQLYRYTPLQTSFGANMVALNGGKPELMNLVDILKAFVSFREEVVSRRTKYLLKKARERAHVLVGLAIAVANIDEVIKLIRNAPDPQTAREQLMERRWPAADVEALIRLIDDPRHRINEDGTYNLSEEQARAILELRLQRLTALGRDEIADELNKIGEEIKDYLDILGSRARIQTIVKDELAAVRDEFGTPRRTEIVDGGADMEDEDLIQREDMVVTVTHEGYIKRVPLSIYRAQARGGKGRSGMATKDTDFVTRLFVANTHTPILFFSSRGIVYKEKVWRLPIGTPQSKGKFLRNLLPLDAGDRITAILPLPENEESWAELDVMFATTRGTVRRNKLSDFADVKRNGKIAMKFEEEGDAILAVETCTENDDVLLTADSGQCIRFAVSDVRVFAGRSSQGVRGIALGQGDRAISMTILEHVEATAPERAAYLKRSVAERRAASSEIGESEEEVALTNEEVGEEADLNDERYEHLKAHEQFVLTVTEFGYGKRSSSYDFRLIGRGGKGIRATDTSKTGEIGKLVAVFPVEKDDQIMLVTDAGKVIRVPIGGIRFAGRATKGVTIFRTGDGEKVVSVERISEPQSEDEVEAAVEQAPDAPAGDAPPAAPETPLDE, from the coding sequence TTGTCTGATTTAACCAAACCGCCCGCCGGGGGTTCGAACGGCATCGAGCCGATCTCCATCATCGAGGAGATGCAGCGCAGCTACCTCGACTACGCGATGAGCGTGATCGTCAGCCGTGCTCTGCCCGACGTCCGCGACGGACTGAAGCCGGTGCATCGGCGCATCCTCTATGCCTCGCACGAGAGCGGCTATCACTGGAACCGCAAGCACGTGAAGTCGGCGCGCCCGGTGTCGGACGTGATGGGTAAGTACCACCCGCACGGCGACGCCTCGATCTACGACGCCCTGGTCCGCATGGCGCAGGACTGGTCGATGCGCCTGCCGCTGATCGACGGGCAGGGCAATTTCGGCTCGATCGACGGCGATCCGCCCGCGGCGATGCGCTACACCGAGGCGCGGCTGACCAAGGGCGCGCACGAGATCCTGGAGGACATCGACAAGGAGACCGTCGACTTCCAGGACAATTACGACGGCTCGTCGCGCGAGCCGAAGGTGCTGCCGGCCCGCTATCCGAACCTGCTCGTCAACGGGTCGGGCGGCATCGCCGTCGGCATGGCGACCAACATCCCGCCACACAACCTCGTCGAGGTGGTGAATGCGGCCATCGCCATCGTCGACAATCCGGCGATCGATCTTCCGGCGCTGATGGAGATCATCCCCGGACCGGATTTCCCGACGGGCGGACTGATCCTCGGCCGCGCCGGCATCTACAGCGCTTATCTGACCGGCCGCGGCTCCGTCATGATGCGCGGCAAGGTCGACATCGAACCGATGCGCGGCGATCGCGAGGCGATCATCATCACCGAGGTGCCCTACCAGGTCAACAAGGCCACGATGATCGAGAAGATGGCCGAACTCGTGCGAGACAAGCGCATCGAGGGCATCTCCGACATCCGCGACGAGAGCGACCGCCAGGGCTACCGGGTGGTGATCGAGCTGAAGCGCGACGCCAATGCCGAAGTCGTGCTCAACCAGCTCTATCGCTACACGCCGCTGCAGACCTCCTTCGGCGCCAACATGGTGGCGCTCAACGGCGGCAAGCCGGAACTGATGAACCTCGTCGACATCCTGAAGGCCTTCGTGTCCTTCCGGGAGGAGGTCGTCAGTCGGCGCACCAAGTACCTGCTCAAGAAGGCCCGCGAACGCGCTCACGTGCTCGTCGGCCTGGCCATCGCGGTCGCCAACATCGACGAGGTCATCAAGCTCATCCGCAATGCGCCCGATCCGCAGACGGCGCGCGAGCAGCTGATGGAGCGGCGCTGGCCGGCGGCGGACGTGGAAGCGCTGATCCGCCTGATCGACGACCCGCGCCACCGCATCAACGAGGACGGCACCTACAACCTCTCCGAGGAGCAGGCCCGCGCGATCCTCGAACTGCGCCTGCAGCGCCTCACCGCGCTCGGGCGCGACGAGATCGCCGACGAGCTCAACAAGATCGGCGAGGAGATCAAGGACTACCTCGACATCCTCGGATCCCGCGCGCGCATCCAGACCATCGTCAAGGACGAGCTTGCCGCCGTGCGCGACGAGTTCGGCACGCCGCGCCGCACCGAGATCGTCGACGGCGGCGCCGACATGGAGGACGAGGACCTCATCCAGCGCGAGGACATGGTCGTCACGGTCACGCACGAAGGCTACATCAAGCGCGTGCCGCTCTCGATCTACCGGGCTCAGGCGCGGGGCGGCAAGGGCCGCTCCGGCATGGCCACGAAGGACACCGACTTCGTCACGCGGCTGTTCGTGGCCAACACGCACACGCCGATCCTGTTCTTCTCCTCGCGCGGCATCGTCTACAAGGAAAAGGTCTGGCGGCTGCCCATCGGCACGCCGCAGTCGAAGGGCAAGTTCCTGCGCAACCTTCTGCCGCTCGACGCCGGGGACCGGATCACCGCGATCCTGCCGCTGCCGGAGAACGAGGAGAGCTGGGCCGAGCTCGACGTGATGTTCGCGACGACGCGCGGCACCGTGCGGCGCAACAAGCTGTCGGACTTCGCCGACGTGAAGCGCAATGGCAAGATCGCCATGAAGTTCGAGGAGGAGGGCGACGCCATCCTCGCCGTCGAGACCTGCACCGAGAACGACGACGTGCTGCTGACCGCCGACAGCGGCCAGTGCATCCGCTTCGCCGTCAGCGACGTGCGCGTCTTCGCCGGACGCTCCTCGCAGGGCGTGCGCGGCATTGCGCTGGGGCAGGGCGATCGCGCCATCTCCATGACCATCCTCGAGCACGTCGAGGCGACGGCGCCAGAGCGGGCGGCCTATCTCAAGCGGTCCGTTGCCGAACGGCGCGCAGCGTCGAGCGAGATCGGCGAAAGCGAGGAAGAGGTCGCGCTGACCAACGAGGAGGTCGGCGAGGAGGCGGATCTGAACGACGAGCGCTACGAGCATCTCAAGGCGCACGAGCAGTTCGTGCTCACCGTCACCGAGTTCGGTTACGGCAAGCGGTCTTCGTCCTACGACTTCCGGCTGATCGGACGCGGCGGCAAGGGCATCAGGGCTACGGATACGTCCAAGACCGGCGAGATCGGCAAGCTCGTGGCCGTGTTCCCCGTTGAGAAGGACGACCAGATCATGCTGGTCACGGACGCGGGCAAGGTCATCCGCGTGCCGATCGGCGGCATCCGTTTCGCCGGCCGCGCTACCAAGGGGGTCACGATCTTCCGCACGGGCGACGGCGAGAAGGTCGTGTCGGTCGAGCGGATTTCCGAACCGCAGTCGGAAGACGAGGTGGAGGCGGCCGTCGAGCAGGCTCCCGACGCTCCGGCGGGCGATGCGCCGCCTGCCGCTCCCGAAACGCCCCTCGACGAGTGA
- a CDS encoding MarC family protein has protein sequence MPSFDLVFNAFVTILVTIDPPGLAPLFLALTRGMDRSQRHQVGLRASVIGLVVLALFAVAGAAILSVFGITLPAFRVAGGLLLFFIAFEMIFERRTERKEKTADVAITRDHIHNIAAFPLAIPLIAGPGAISATVLLSGSFGGPASTAVLLLVIALAIAITYLVFVLAERVDRYLGQTGRSILTRLLGVILAALAVQFVADGIKALAAA, from the coding sequence GTGCCGAGCTTCGACCTCGTCTTCAACGCCTTCGTGACGATCCTCGTCACGATCGACCCGCCGGGGCTGGCACCGCTGTTCCTGGCGCTGACGCGCGGCATGGACCGGTCGCAGCGCCATCAGGTCGGGCTGCGCGCCTCGGTCATCGGCCTCGTGGTGCTTGCGCTGTTTGCGGTGGCGGGTGCGGCGATCCTGTCGGTGTTCGGCATCACCCTGCCCGCCTTCCGCGTGGCGGGCGGGCTGCTCCTGTTCTTCATCGCCTTCGAGATGATCTTCGAGCGGCGCACCGAGCGGAAGGAGAAGACCGCCGACGTCGCCATCACGCGCGACCACATCCACAACATCGCCGCCTTCCCGCTGGCGATCCCGCTGATCGCCGGACCGGGGGCGATCTCGGCGACGGTGCTCCTGTCGGGATCGTTCGGCGGACCGGCCTCGACCGCCGTGCTGCTTCTGGTCATCGCGCTGGCGATCGCGATCACCTATCTCGTCTTCGTGCTGGCGGAGCGCGTCGACCGCTATCTCGGCCAGACGGGCCGGTCGATCCTGACGCGGCTCCTGGGCGTCATCCTGGCCGCACTCGCGGTCCAGTTCGTCGCCGACGGCATCAAGGCACTCGCCGCCGCCTGA
- the urtE gene encoding urea ABC transporter ATP-binding subunit UrtE, translating into MLTVKDATLHYGAAQALRGVSLTAKEAKITCVLGRNGVGKTSLMRAIVGHHRLSSGEIAFEGKALDRSAAYDRARSGIAFVPQGREIFPLLSVRENLETGFAPLKRADRHVPDHVFELFPVLKSMLSRRGGDLSGGQQQQLAIGRALVMRPKLLVLDEPTEGIQPSIIKDIGRAIRFLRDTAGIGILLVEQYLDFCRELADEVNIMDRGQIVHCGPAEDLDDPHVRKFLTV; encoded by the coding sequence ATGCTGACCGTCAAGGACGCCACCCTCCACTACGGCGCCGCGCAGGCGCTGCGCGGCGTGTCGCTCACGGCAAAAGAGGCGAAGATCACCTGCGTGCTCGGCCGCAACGGCGTCGGCAAGACCAGTCTCATGAGAGCCATCGTCGGCCATCACCGGCTGTCGAGCGGAGAAATAGCCTTCGAGGGGAAGGCGCTCGACCGGAGCGCGGCGTACGATCGCGCCCGGTCGGGCATCGCATTCGTGCCGCAGGGGCGGGAAATCTTCCCGCTCCTGTCGGTCAGGGAGAACCTGGAGACCGGTTTCGCGCCGCTGAAGCGCGCCGATCGTCACGTCCCGGACCACGTCTTCGAACTGTTCCCGGTGCTGAAGAGCATGCTGTCGCGGCGCGGCGGCGACCTGTCCGGCGGCCAGCAGCAGCAGCTCGCCATCGGCCGCGCGCTGGTGATGCGGCCCAAGCTGCTCGTCCTCGACGAGCCGACCGAGGGCATCCAGCCCTCGATCATCAAGGATATCGGCCGGGCGATCCGCTTCCTGCGCGACACGGCCGGCATCGGCATCCTTCTGGTGGAGCAGTATCTCGACTTCTGCCGGGAACTGGCGGACGAGGTGAACATCATGGACCGCGGCCAGATCGTCCATTGCGGCCCGGCGGAGGATCTCGACGATCCGCACGTGCGCAAGTTCCTGACGGTCTGA
- the urtD gene encoding urea ABC transporter ATP-binding protein UrtD, whose product MSKSGTILYLDGVSVSFDGFRAINNLSLVLDKGEMRAIIGPNGAGKTTMMDIITGKTRPDAGEVFFDGTVDLTKHDEADIAMMGIGRKFQKPTVFESHTVEDNLVLALAGPRSIFPALFHRRSKEEGRRIDEILATIRLEARRNDLAANLSHGQKQWLEIGMLLAQDPKLLLVDEPVAGMTDAETEETARLLKDIAKTHSVVVVEHDMHFVRELGVKVTCLHEGSVLSEGTLDSVSADERVIEVYLGR is encoded by the coding sequence ATGTCGAAGAGCGGAACCATCCTCTATCTCGATGGCGTGTCGGTCTCCTTCGACGGATTCCGCGCCATCAACAACCTGTCGCTGGTGCTCGACAAGGGCGAGATGCGGGCGATCATCGGTCCGAACGGTGCCGGCAAGACCACGATGATGGACATCATCACGGGCAAGACCCGCCCCGACGCGGGCGAGGTCTTCTTCGACGGCACGGTGGATCTCACCAAGCACGACGAGGCCGACATCGCGATGATGGGCATCGGCCGCAAGTTCCAGAAGCCGACGGTGTTCGAGAGCCATACGGTCGAGGACAATCTCGTGCTCGCGCTCGCCGGGCCGCGATCGATCTTTCCGGCCCTCTTTCACCGCAGATCGAAGGAGGAGGGCAGGCGCATCGACGAGATCCTCGCCACGATCCGCCTGGAGGCACGCCGCAACGATCTGGCAGCCAACCTCAGCCATGGCCAGAAGCAGTGGCTGGAGATCGGCATGCTGCTGGCGCAGGACCCCAAGCTTCTCCTCGTCGACGAGCCGGTGGCCGGCATGACCGACGCCGAGACCGAGGAGACCGCGCGGCTGCTGAAGGACATCGCCAAGACCCATTCGGTGGTCGTGGTCGAGCACGACATGCATTTCGTGCGCGAGCTCGGCGTCAAGGTGACCTGCCTGCACGAGGGGTCGGTCCTGTCGGAGGGTACGCTCGACAGCGTCTCGGCCGACGAGCGCGTCATCGAAGTCTATCTGGGGAGGTGA
- the urtC gene encoding urea ABC transporter permease subunit UrtC, producing MITQRLFTGGSGGRILVVALILAAVAVLVPVLHLAVPPSSPYHVPAYIVALTGKYLTYALLALALDLVWGYCGILSLGHGAFFALGGYAMGMYLMRQIGDRGVYGNPILPDFMVFLNWKELPWFWYGFDQFWFAAIMIVLAPGALAFVFGWFAFRSRVTGVYLSIITQALTYALLLAFFRNDMGFGGNNGLTDFKDILGFNVQAPETRAGLFAASALALALALLVTSAITRSKYGMLMIAVRDAESRTRFIGWRPENVKVFAFTVSAVMAGIAGALYVPQVGIINPGEFAPANSIEVVVWTAVGGRGTLVGPIIGALLVNGGKSWFTGVLPEYWLFALGGLFIAVTLFLPKGIVGTYDSWRAARRDAAERARTKAQEDAAPPPVDPVTGRPARAEDTARTPSPDIAGGPAPQPAE from the coding sequence ATGATCACCCAGCGCTTGTTCACGGGCGGATCCGGCGGCCGGATCCTCGTCGTCGCCCTCATCCTGGCGGCGGTCGCGGTTCTGGTTCCGGTGCTGCATCTCGCGGTTCCGCCGTCGAGCCCGTACCACGTCCCGGCCTACATCGTCGCGCTCACGGGAAAGTACCTGACCTATGCGCTGCTCGCGCTGGCGCTCGATCTCGTCTGGGGCTACTGCGGCATCCTCTCGCTCGGCCACGGCGCCTTCTTCGCGCTGGGCGGCTATGCGATGGGCATGTACCTGATGCGCCAGATCGGCGACCGCGGCGTCTACGGCAATCCGATCCTTCCCGACTTCATGGTGTTCCTGAACTGGAAGGAACTGCCGTGGTTCTGGTACGGCTTCGACCAGTTCTGGTTCGCCGCGATCATGATCGTGCTGGCCCCAGGCGCGCTCGCCTTCGTGTTCGGCTGGTTCGCCTTCCGCAGCCGCGTCACCGGCGTCTACCTGTCGATCATCACGCAAGCTCTGACCTATGCGCTGCTGCTCGCCTTCTTCCGCAACGACATGGGCTTCGGCGGCAACAACGGCCTGACCGACTTCAAGGACATCCTCGGCTTCAACGTCCAGGCGCCCGAGACGCGCGCGGGGCTGTTCGCCGCCAGCGCTCTGGCTCTGGCACTGGCGCTTCTCGTCACCTCCGCCATCACCCGGTCGAAATACGGCATGCTGATGATCGCCGTGCGCGACGCCGAGAGCCGCACGCGCTTCATCGGCTGGCGGCCGGAGAACGTGAAGGTGTTCGCCTTCACCGTCTCGGCGGTGATGGCCGGAATCGCGGGCGCGCTCTACGTGCCGCAGGTCGGCATCATCAATCCGGGCGAGTTCGCCCCGGCCAATTCCATCGAGGTGGTCGTGTGGACCGCGGTCGGCGGCCGCGGCACGCTGGTCGGCCCGATCATCGGGGCGCTGCTGGTCAACGGCGGCAAGAGCTGGTTCACCGGCGTCCTGCCGGAATACTGGCTCTTCGCGCTCGGCGGGCTGTTCATCGCGGTGACCCTGTTCCTGCCGAAAGGCATCGTCGGCACCTACGATTCCTGGCGTGCCGCGCGCAGGGATGCGGCGGAGCGCGCCCGGACGAAAGCGCAGGAGGACGCCGCGCCGCCGCCCGTCGATCCGGTCACCGGCCGTCCCGCCCGCGCCGAGGACACGGCAAGGACGCCGTCGCCCGACATTGCCGGCGGCCCGGCGCCGCAGCCTGCGGAGTAG
- the urtB gene encoding urea ABC transporter permease subunit UrtB, with protein sequence MTVLRVLLVLIGLVLSGISGAFADDDAIRATIGKFAESKNFRETEEVVRELGASGDVRVERALSALSEGNLSFRKTDKTVFIALEKGQSAALFDPLTGDAAGEEPKGGFTKIKVNNSLRRTIRDVISGLTLASPDPVVRLAAARTMFVAPDAGNLEALDAAIARETVASVKAALEAARASTILVSDAADAAKLDAIAFLGQRGDRDTLSLLTGFAARAQGEVQAAAQRAVDDINDTLALWDLGQNVWYGISLGSVLLLAAIGLAITFGVMGVINMAHGEMVMIGAYTTFVVQSVIRTSYPWLFDWSLAIALPLAFLVAGAVGLALERGIIRFLYGRPLETLLATWGVSLILQQAVRTIFGPTNQEVGNPSWMSGGFQIGQLALTWNRLWIVVFALAVFGLLLYVFKRTAWGLQMRAVTANRRMASSMGIRTPWIDAFTFALGSGIAGIAGVALSQIDNVSPNLGQGYIIDSFMVVVFGGVGNLWGTLVGAFSLGIVNKFLEPYAGAVLGKILVLVLIILFIQKRPRGLFALKGRSVEA encoded by the coding sequence ATGACCGTCCTGCGCGTTCTGCTCGTCCTGATCGGCCTCGTCCTGTCCGGCATCTCCGGCGCCTTCGCGGACGACGATGCGATCCGAGCCACCATCGGCAAATTCGCCGAAAGCAAGAATTTCCGGGAGACCGAAGAGGTCGTGCGCGAGCTCGGCGCCAGCGGGGACGTCCGCGTCGAACGCGCGCTCTCGGCGCTGTCGGAAGGCAATCTAAGTTTCCGCAAGACCGACAAGACGGTCTTCATCGCCCTGGAAAAGGGCCAGTCCGCCGCGCTCTTCGATCCCCTGACCGGCGATGCCGCGGGCGAGGAGCCCAAGGGCGGCTTCACCAAGATCAAGGTCAACAATTCGCTGCGGCGCACGATCCGCGACGTCATATCCGGCCTGACGCTCGCGTCGCCCGATCCCGTCGTGCGGCTCGCTGCCGCACGCACCATGTTCGTCGCGCCCGACGCGGGCAATCTCGAAGCGCTCGACGCAGCCATCGCCAGGGAGACGGTCGCCAGCGTGAAGGCGGCACTGGAGGCCGCGCGCGCATCCACCATCCTGGTGTCGGACGCCGCCGACGCCGCCAAGCTCGATGCCATCGCCTTCCTGGGGCAGCGCGGCGACCGCGACACGCTCTCGCTGCTGACCGGCTTCGCGGCGCGGGCGCAGGGCGAGGTCCAGGCGGCGGCGCAACGCGCCGTCGACGACATCAACGACACGCTGGCGCTGTGGGATCTCGGGCAGAACGTCTGGTACGGCATTTCGCTCGGCTCGGTGCTGCTGCTCGCCGCGATCGGGCTTGCGATCACCTTCGGCGTCATGGGCGTCATCAACATGGCGCATGGCGAGATGGTGATGATCGGCGCCTACACGACCTTCGTCGTGCAGTCCGTCATCCGCACCTCCTATCCATGGCTGTTCGACTGGTCGCTCGCCATCGCCCTGCCGCTCGCCTTCCTCGTCGCGGGCGCGGTCGGGCTCGCGCTGGAGCGCGGCATCATCCGCTTCCTCTACGGCCGGCCGCTCGAGACGCTGCTCGCCACCTGGGGCGTCTCGCTCATCCTGCAGCAGGCCGTTCGCACGATCTTCGGGCCGACCAACCAGGAGGTCGGCAATCCATCCTGGATGTCCGGCGGGTTCCAGATCGGCCAGCTGGCGCTGACCTGGAACCGGCTCTGGATCGTCGTCTTCGCCCTCGCCGTGTTCGGGCTGCTCCTCTACGTCTTCAAGCGGACGGCCTGGGGCCTGCAGATGCGGGCCGTGACGGCGAACCGCCGCATGGCCTCCTCGATGGGCATCCGCACGCCCTGGATCGACGCCTTCACCTTCGCGCTCGGCTCGGGCATCGCCGGGATCGCGGGCGTCGCGCTGTCGCAGATCGACAACGTCTCGCCCAACCTCGGCCAGGGCTACATCATCGACAGCTTCATGGTCGTGGTCTTCGGCGGGGTCGGCAATCTCTGGGGAACGCTGGTCGGCGCCTTCTCGCTCGGCATCGTCAACAAGTTCCTCGAGCCCTATGCGGGTGCGGTGCTGGGCAAGATCCTCGTGCTGGTGCTCATCATCCTGTTCATCCAGAAGCGCCCGCGCGGGCTGTTCGCCCTCAAGGGAAGGTCGGTCGAGGCATGA